A single genomic interval of Patescibacteria group bacterium harbors:
- a CDS encoding ABC transporter permease, whose translation MNIKYSIKTSLTGLKTNKSRSFLTILGIVIGITAIILVMSLGRGAQNLILGQIQSMGSKTIAIAPGRQPSGMTDSLNTFTDSLKNKDVEDLQKKSNVPHLAKIMPIVFGSESATRENKIHQTTIFGVNNFFTQIYDIYPEEGRIFTDEEIASKSAVVIIGSKIKEKLFETDEQVLGQKIKVKNQNLRIIGVLPKKGQFSFISFDDALIVPYSTAQQYIFGIKYYNRLVVEVDEEKNVDRTIEDIKITLRNNHNITDPDKDDFFLETQAQVMEMVGTVMNTLTLFLTAMAAISLVVGGVGIMNIMLVSVTERTHEIGLRKALGATNQDILSQFLIESMMLTIIGGIIGILLGAGFSFLISLILSKIMALNWTFAFPVSGALLGLGVSAFVGLVFGIYPARRASLKNPIEALRYE comes from the coding sequence ATGAACATAAAATACAGCATTAAAACATCTTTAACCGGATTGAAAACAAATAAATCAAGATCATTCTTGACTATTTTGGGTATTGTTATCGGTATCACGGCTATTATTTTGGTTATGTCTTTGGGAAGGGGAGCGCAAAATTTAATTTTGGGACAGATTCAGAGCATGGGTTCAAAAACAATTGCCATTGCTCCGGGCCGCCAACCCAGCGGTATGACTGATTCGCTTAACACTTTCACCGATTCGTTGAAAAATAAAGATGTGGAAGATTTGCAAAAAAAATCCAATGTGCCGCATTTGGCTAAAATTATGCCCATAGTTTTCGGTTCGGAATCGGCCACTCGGGAAAATAAAATTCACCAAACTACGATTTTCGGTGTTAATAATTTTTTCACTCAAATTTATGATATTTATCCGGAAGAAGGACGCATTTTTACCGACGAAGAAATCGCTTCCAAATCAGCCGTGGTGATTATCGGCTCAAAAATCAAAGAAAAATTATTTGAAACCGACGAACAAGTTTTAGGCCAAAAAATAAAAGTTAAAAATCAGAATTTGCGCATTATCGGAGTTCTGCCCAAAAAAGGACAATTTTCTTTTATCAGTTTTGATGATGCTTTAATCGTTCCTTATTCAACCGCTCAGCAATATATTTTCGGCATTAAATATTATAATCGTCTTGTTGTGGAAGTTGACGAAGAAAAGAATGTTGATCGGACAATTGAAGATATTAAAATAACATTGCGCAATAATCACAATATTACCGATCCGGACAAAGACGATTTTTTTCTTGAAACGCAAGCTCAAGTAATGGAAATGGTTGGAACGGTAATGAATACTTTAACTCTTTTCTTGACAGCCATGGCTGCTATTTCTTTGGTTGTCGGCGGGGTCGGGATTATGAATATAATGTTGGTTTCGGTTACGGAAAGAACTCATGAAATTGGTTTGCGAAAAGCATTGGGCGCGACCAATCAGGATATTTTAAGTCAGTTTTTGATAGAATCTATGATGCTGACAATCATCGGTGGAATTATCGGCATTCTTTTGGGAGCGGGTTTTTCGTTTTTGATTTCATTGATTTTGTCAAAAATAATGGCTTTGAATTGGACTTTCGCTTTTCCTGTTTCCGGCGCTTTACTCGGTTTGGGGGTCTCGGCCTTTGTCGGTTTAGTTTTTGGAATTTATCCGGCTCGCCGAGCATCTTTGAAAAATCCGATTGAAGCCCTGCGTTATGAGTAA
- a CDS encoding RNA-binding protein has translation MEKKLYIGNLSYNLTEDQLKETFGQAGTVVSASIITDKYSGRSKGFGFVEMSTEDEAAKAIEMFNNKEMDGRSLKVSEARPREERPRTSGGSRGGYGGGSRGGYGGGSSRGGYGRDN, from the coding sequence ATGGAAAAGAAACTTTACATCGGAAATTTATCATATAATCTTACTGAAGATCAATTGAAAGAAACTTTCGGCCAGGCCGGAACAGTTGTCTCAGCGAGTATTATTACCGATAAATATTCTGGTAGAAGCAAAGGATTCGGTTTTGTGGAAATGTCCACAGAAGACGAAGCCGCAAAAGCTATCGAAATGTTTAACAATAAAGAAATGGACGGTCGCAGTCTCAAGGTTAGCGAAGCTAGACCAAGAGAAGAAAGACCAAGAACCAGTGGTGGAAGCAGAGGCGGATATGGTGGTGGAAGCCGCGGTGGATACGGCGGTGGAAGCAGCAGAGGCGGATACGGCAGAGACAATTAG
- a CDS encoding GerMN domain-containing protein encodes MFKKRLIILSPLILVVIILILRFLIGGPEDNWICSNGGWVKHGNPSASMPTQSCGDALKNNQQTENKITDIKVTKPQPNEIISSPLEIEGEARGTWFFEASFPVKLLDSSGAEIAKGIAQAKSDWMTEDFVPFTATLQFNVPVETKGILILEKDNPSGLPENADELRVPVIIASTEMTTIRVYFNNNKLDPEISCNKVFSVERKIIKTEAIGRAALEELLKGATEEEKAQGFFSSINSGVKIQKLIIDNGTAKIDFDKQLEFQVGGSCRVSAIRAQIVETLKQFPTVKNVVISIDGRIEDILQP; translated from the coding sequence ATGTTCAAAAAAAGATTAATAATATTAAGTCCGTTAATTTTGGTGGTTATTATTTTAATTTTGAGATTTTTAATCGGCGGACCGGAAGATAATTGGATTTGTTCAAATGGCGGGTGGGTGAAACACGGAAATCCGTCAGCGTCAATGCCGACTCAATCGTGCGGCGATGCTTTAAAAAATAATCAACAGACAGAAAATAAAATTACTGACATAAAAGTGACAAAACCTCAGCCCAATGAAATTATTTCCAGTCCTTTGGAAATTGAAGGCGAGGCGCGGGGAACTTGGTTTTTTGAAGCAAGTTTTCCAGTCAAACTTTTGGATTCTTCGGGCGCGGAAATTGCCAAAGGAATTGCTCAAGCTAAAAGCGACTGGATGACGGAAGATTTTGTGCCCTTTACCGCCACCTTACAGTTTAACGTACCTGTTGAAACCAAAGGAATTTTAATTTTGGAAAAAGATAATCCTTCGGGTTTGCCGGAAAATGCCGATGAGCTGCGAGTGCCGGTTATTATCGCTTCAACTGAAATGACGACAATCAGAGTTTATTTCAATAATAATAAATTAGATCCGGAAATTTCCTGCAATAAAGTTTTTTCGGTTGAAAGAAAAATTATTAAAACAGAAGCAATCGGACGCGCTGCTTTGGAAGAATTGTTAAAAGGGGCGACTGAAGAGGAAAAAGCGCAAGGATTTTTTTCCAGTATCAATTCGGGCGTAAAAATTCAAAAATTAATCATTGATAATGGAACGGCAAAAATTGATTTTGACAAGCAATTGGAATTTCAAGTTGGCGGTTCTTGTCGGGTATCAGCCATCAGAGCCCAAATTGTTGAAACATTAAAACAATTTCCGACTGTTAAAAACGTGGTTATTTCCATTGACGGCCGAATTGAAGACATTTTACAGCCATAA
- a CDS encoding Lrp/AsnC ligand binding domain-containing protein produces MGISAYVQIKAPTVSEEAQEKVLKALRLIEGVREAHLTSGIYDFIAKVEGENIGIIGQLIAEKIHSIENIKSSVTSFILK; encoded by the coding sequence ATGGGTATATCAGCCTATGTCCAGATAAAGGCGCCAACGGTGTCCGAAGAGGCGCAAGAAAAGGTATTAAAAGCATTACGCCTTATCGAGGGAGTAAGGGAGGCACATTTAACAAGTGGCATTTATGATTTTATCGCCAAAGTTGAAGGTGAAAATATAGGGATAATAGGACAGCTTATAGCGGAGAAGATTCATAGCATAGAAAACATAAAATCATCTGTTACCTCGTTTATTTTGAAATAA
- a CDS encoding SPFH domain-containing protein: MLTLRIIAGVCLVVAIIAFIYRKIEFSNVDEDDRDSLKKNSFIIRFFGILAVLFLFFSCFQVVPVGKIAIKVKLGMVYSVEKRGVIFVSPLTRIVFMDNQIQSFTVSSSDKSKGFINLRIMTKDSLIEDFEATIWIRLTSATRVYEDWGSKYTSRMVIPIISTSIKDVMSQMKREDFYFSKSKVQIKITELLNKEFKDKGIVVVRVLL; this comes from the coding sequence ATGCTTACACTACGAATTATAGCAGGTGTATGTTTAGTGGTAGCCATTATTGCATTTATTTATCGGAAGATTGAATTTAGTAATGTTGACGAGGATGACAGAGACAGTCTCAAAAAAAATTCTTTTATCATAAGATTTTTCGGTATCTTGGCTGTATTGTTTTTGTTTTTTTCATGTTTTCAGGTTGTCCCGGTGGGAAAAATCGCAATAAAGGTTAAATTGGGCATGGTTTACAGTGTAGAAAAGAGAGGGGTTATATTCGTTTCGCCACTTACAAGAATTGTTTTTATGGATAATCAAATCCAATCTTTCACTGTTTCTTCAAGTGATAAATCTAAAGGATTTATCAATCTCCGGATCATGACAAAAGACAGTCTTATCGAAGATTTTGAAGCAACAATTTGGATCAGATTGACTTCGGCGACTCGAGTATATGAAGATTGGGGGTCAAAATATACCAGTCGAATGGTTATCCCTATTATTTCTACTTCAATTAAAGATGTAATGAGTCAAATGAAAAGAGAAGATTTCTATTTTTCAAAAAGTAAAGTTCAGATTAAAATTACAGAATTGCTCAATAAGGAATTTAAAGATAAGGGAATAGTGGTTGTTAGAGTTTTGCTGTAA